From a single Peromyscus maniculatus bairdii isolate BWxNUB_F1_BW_parent chromosome 4, HU_Pman_BW_mat_3.1, whole genome shotgun sequence genomic region:
- the LOC102925349 gene encoding olfactory receptor 1J21-like — MRSTRNQSSASEFILLGLPIRPEDQGMYSALFLALYLITVLGNLLIILLIRLDSHLHTPMYFFLSHLAFTDISFSSVTSPKMLMNMLTHSQSISYAGCISQVYFFLFFADLDSFLLTSMAYDRYVAICHPLHYTRIMSQSVCILLVIASWFLSFAGALVHTVLLAHLSFFRGNTLHHFFCDLSALIKLSSSDTSINELVILIVGSLVITVPFICILVSYGRIGATILRTPSVKGICKALSTCGSHLSVVCLYYGAIIGLYFVPSSNNTNDKDVIVAVLYTMVTPMLNPFIYSLRNRDMKGALKNMLARATFSM, encoded by the coding sequence ATGAGGAGCACAAGAAATCAGAGTAGTGCATCTGAGTTCATCCTCCTGGGGCTCCCCATCCGGCCAGAGGACCAAGGCATGTACTCTGCCCTGTTCCTGGCCTTGTATCTGATAACAGTACTGGGGAACCTGCTCATCATCCTGCTCATCAGGCTGGACTCTcacctccacacccccatgtacttcttccttagCCACTTGGCCTTCACAGATATCTCTTTCTCATCAGTCACATCTCCAAAGATGCTCATGAATATGCTGACACACAGTCAGTCCATCTCATATGCTGGGTGCATTTCCCAAgtgtattttttcctattttttgcAGATCTTGacagctttcttctgacctctatggcctatgacaggtatgtggccatctgccaccCTCTCCACTACACCAGAATCATGAGTCAGAGTGTCTGTATCTTACTAGTCATCGCATCCTGGTTCTTATCCTTTGCTGGTGCCCTTGTTCACACTGTCCTCCTAGCTCATCTCTCTTTCTTTAGAGGTAACACTCTCCACCACTTCTTCTGTGATCTCTCTGCTTTAATTAAGTTGTCTAGCTCAGACACCTCCATCAATGAGCTGGTCATCCTCATTGTGGGATCACTAGTCATCACTGTGCCGTTCATATGCATCCTGGTCTCTTACGGCCGCATTGGAGCCACCATCCTGAGAACTCCCTCCGTCAAAGGAATCTGCAAAGCCTTGTCCACATGTGGCTCTCACCTCTCTGTGGTTTGTCTGTACTATGGAGCCATTATTGGGCTATATTTTGTCCCCTCATCTAACAACACTAATGACAAGGATGTCATTGTGGCTGTGTTGTACACTATGGTCACACCCATGCTGAATCCCTTTATCTACAGTCTGAGGAATAGGGATATGAAAGGAGCTTTGAAGAATATGCTTGCAAGAGCAACTTTTTCCATGTGA